Proteins from a genomic interval of Paenibacillus lentus:
- the ppc gene encoding phosphoenolpyruvate carboxylase, with translation MTELTVTAGKSNSNNLLRRDIRFLGNILGEVLVHQGGNELLDIVEKIREASKSLRAVFLPELHDEFKDMINSLEPDIRHQVIRAFAIYFQLVNIAEQNHRIRRRRDLERSAGESVQSGSIEASVRDLKERGFNYAEAQEILEGMSLELVMTAHPTEAMRRAILDIHKRIADDVMQLDNPTLTFREREQLREKLLNEVITLWQTDELRDRKPTVIDEVRNGMYYFHETLFQVLPEVYLELERCLSKYYPEHLWHVPTYLRFGSWIGGDRDGNPSVTADVTWQTLKMQRKLVVREYQRCLAELFKHLSFSTTIVDVTNELEASIQRDRLQVTLHKTPQWLNEKEPYRVKLTYMTEKLHNLLDDSKKGTPERYANVNELIQDLRIIDRSLRHHYADYVADTHIQKMIRQVELFGFHTATLDIRQHSQEHENAMTEILANMNIVSNYAELQEEEKIKLLEQLLNDPRPLTSPYQEYSESTTECLNVYRTVFRAQQEFGNQCITSYLISMTEAASDILEVMVFSKEVGLFRKEADGTVVCTLQSVPLFETIDDLHAAPGIMSTLFSMPIYRQSITAMNDLQEIMLGYSDSNKDGGVVTANWELRVALKQITAAANDFGVKLKFFHGRGGALGRGGMPLNRSILVQPASTIGGGIKITEQGEVISSRYSLKGIAYRSLEQATSALITAAINAKLHQDNDENEQKWEEISAGISETSLKKYQDLVFREPDFLKYFKESTPLLEVGELNIGSRPSKRRNSDRFEDLRAIPWVFAWTQSRYLFPAWYAAGTGLYHFYQGKEENLKVLQEMYENFSFFRSVIDTLQFAIVKADLVIAKEYAAMCSDEEIRDRIFKQIEEEFHLTKDMILKITGQTDILGHNPGLQESIRQRNPYIDPLSYLQVQLLSELRAIREKDQDDPILLREVLLTINGIAAGLRNTG, from the coding sequence ATGACTGAATTAACAGTGACCGCAGGCAAAAGCAATTCAAATAACCTGCTTCGGCGCGACATCCGTTTTTTGGGCAATATTCTAGGAGAGGTCCTGGTTCATCAGGGCGGTAATGAGCTCTTGGATATTGTCGAGAAGATTCGTGAAGCCAGTAAATCGCTGCGGGCTGTATTTTTACCGGAATTGCATGATGAATTTAAAGATATGATTAATTCTCTTGAACCCGACATTCGTCACCAAGTAATCCGTGCATTCGCTATTTATTTTCAATTGGTCAATATTGCAGAGCAGAACCATCGAATTCGCCGGAGAAGAGACTTGGAACGATCAGCGGGCGAATCAGTTCAATCAGGTTCAATTGAAGCCTCTGTAAGGGATCTGAAGGAACGTGGATTCAATTATGCGGAAGCTCAGGAAATTCTGGAAGGAATGTCTTTGGAACTAGTGATGACGGCTCATCCAACGGAGGCGATGCGCCGGGCCATCCTGGACATTCATAAGCGGATTGCTGACGATGTCATGCAGTTAGATAATCCAACGCTAACCTTCCGTGAGCGAGAGCAGCTCCGCGAGAAGCTGCTTAATGAAGTGATTACGCTTTGGCAAACTGATGAATTACGGGATCGTAAACCAACGGTTATCGATGAAGTACGTAATGGAATGTATTATTTCCATGAGACTCTTTTCCAGGTACTTCCTGAGGTATATTTGGAGTTAGAGAGATGCTTAAGCAAATACTACCCAGAGCATTTGTGGCACGTGCCTACCTATCTACGTTTTGGATCGTGGATTGGCGGAGACCGAGATGGCAACCCATCCGTGACGGCTGATGTGACGTGGCAGACGCTGAAAATGCAGCGCAAGCTCGTTGTACGCGAATACCAGCGTTGTCTGGCAGAGCTGTTTAAGCATTTAAGCTTCAGTACGACAATCGTGGATGTTACGAACGAACTGGAAGCTTCGATCCAAAGGGATCGTCTACAGGTTACCTTGCACAAGACGCCGCAATGGCTCAATGAGAAGGAACCATATCGGGTTAAGCTTACTTATATGACGGAAAAGCTCCATAACTTGCTGGATGATTCCAAAAAGGGCACACCGGAGCGTTATGCGAACGTCAACGAGCTTATTCAAGATCTGAGAATCATCGACCGCAGCTTGCGTCATCATTATGCAGATTACGTTGCGGATACACATATTCAGAAAATGATCCGTCAAGTGGAACTGTTTGGTTTCCATACGGCGACACTAGATATTCGTCAGCATAGTCAGGAACATGAGAATGCCATGACGGAAATATTGGCGAACATGAACATTGTAAGTAATTACGCTGAATTGCAGGAAGAAGAGAAGATTAAGCTGCTTGAACAACTGCTCAACGATCCTCGTCCTCTAACTTCCCCTTATCAGGAGTACAGCGAGAGTACTACAGAGTGTCTGAATGTATACCGTACCGTATTCCGAGCTCAGCAGGAATTCGGAAATCAGTGTATTACCAGCTACTTGATTAGTATGACGGAAGCAGCAAGTGACATTCTTGAGGTTATGGTCTTTTCGAAAGAGGTAGGGTTGTTCCGGAAGGAAGCGGATGGCACGGTTGTCTGTACCCTTCAGTCTGTGCCACTGTTCGAGACAATTGATGATCTTCATGCTGCGCCTGGAATTATGAGCACCTTGTTCAGTATGCCGATTTATCGTCAGTCGATAACAGCTATGAATGACCTACAGGAGATTATGCTTGGTTATTCTGACAGCAATAAAGACGGCGGAGTAGTGACAGCAAACTGGGAGTTGCGGGTTGCTCTGAAGCAGATTACCGCGGCAGCTAATGATTTCGGCGTGAAGCTGAAGTTTTTCCATGGACGCGGTGGGGCGTTAGGACGCGGAGGAATGCCGCTGAACCGCAGTATTCTGGTCCAACCGGCGTCAACGATCGGTGGAGGTATTAAGATTACGGAGCAAGGCGAGGTTATATCTTCCCGTTACTCCTTGAAAGGCATCGCTTATCGCAGCTTGGAGCAGGCTACCTCAGCCTTAATTACCGCGGCGATCAATGCCAAGCTTCATCAAGATAACGACGAGAACGAACAAAAGTGGGAAGAGATTAGTGCGGGTATTTCTGAGACTTCATTGAAAAAGTATCAGGACTTGGTATTCCGTGAGCCGGATTTCCTGAAATACTTCAAGGAATCTACACCTCTACTGGAAGTCGGCGAACTGAATATCGGATCCAGACCATCGAAACGAAGAAATAGTGATCGTTTTGAGGATCTACGTGCTATTCCATGGGTGTTCGCCTGGACGCAGAGCCGATATCTGTTCCCGGCTTGGTATGCGGCTGGAACTGGATTGTACCATTTCTATCAGGGTAAGGAAGAAAATCTGAAAGTACTGCAAGAAATGTATGAGAATTTCTCTTTCTTCCGTTCGGTTATCGACACACTTCAATTCGCGATCGTCAAGGCTGATTTAGTCATTGCCAAAGAATATGCTGCAATGTGCAGTGATGAAGAAATAAGAGATCGTATTTTCAAACAGATCGAAGAGGAGTTCCATTTGACGAAGGATATGATTCTGAAGATTACAGGACAAACGGACATTCTGGGTCATAATCCGGGACTTCAGGAATCCATTCGCCAGCGTAATCCTTATATCGATCCATTAAGTTATTTGCAGGTACAACTGCTGAGTGAACTCCGCGCAATTCGTGAGAAGGATCAGGATGATCCGATTCTTTTGCGTGAAGTATTGCTTACCATTAATGGAATTGCCGCCGGCCTTAGAAATACAGGCTGA
- the sigW gene encoding RNA polymerase sigma factor SigW, with the protein MVDHFDVRLVKLARQGDQESFADLVDLYKDRIFHLAYRMLSNRHESEDIVQETFLRVYKNWHRYDEKQKFSTWLYRIATNLCIDRLRKRKPNYYLDAEMNDQEGLDGYTLIPGDERTPESEYLLSETQQMIHNAIEGLPAKYKSVIMLRYLQELSLNEISEVLDMPVTTVKTRLHRGREFLRKKLQHKVL; encoded by the coding sequence ATGGTAGATCATTTTGATGTGAGATTAGTGAAGCTAGCCCGCCAAGGGGATCAGGAATCTTTTGCTGACCTTGTGGATTTATATAAGGATAGAATATTTCATCTGGCCTACCGTATGCTGTCGAACCGTCATGAATCGGAGGACATCGTGCAGGAGACGTTTTTACGTGTCTATAAAAACTGGCACCGCTATGATGAGAAGCAGAAGTTTTCTACGTGGCTGTACCGAATAGCCACCAATTTATGCATAGACAGACTTCGCAAGCGCAAGCCGAATTACTACTTGGATGCGGAGATGAACGATCAGGAGGGTTTAGACGGTTACACTCTGATTCCAGGGGATGAACGGACGCCCGAAAGTGAATACCTGCTCTCTGAGACACAGCAGATGATTCATAATGCGATTGAAGGATTGCCGGCAAAATACAAATCAGTCATCATGTTAAGATATTTGCAGGAGTTGTCGCTAAACGAAATTAGCGAGGTGCTGGATATGCCAGTCACTACGGTCAAAACGCGACTCCATCGAGGACGCGAGTTTTTACGTAAAAAGTTGCAGCATAAAGTTCTATAG
- a CDS encoding zf-HC2 domain-containing protein: MDCKQATSLMHEYLDDELFGEEVLSLKSHLQECPSCQMHFKELEQTEMMLFATFKQSSFSASDELVDRIMSTIPSQHKQRAWLQWVKRHPALTAAAMFLLVMLFSALSLWNSDDQLVVKGKDLDQVVINGRTVTVPSGSKVAGNLTVENGTAEIYGEVEGNLTVIDGSYYQASTAKILGEIKSIDQALDWIWYRITNTFTEVAYR; this comes from the coding sequence ATGGATTGCAAACAAGCCACCTCATTAATGCATGAGTATTTAGATGACGAGTTGTTTGGGGAAGAGGTATTGTCACTCAAAAGTCATCTTCAGGAATGTCCATCCTGCCAGATGCATTTTAAGGAACTAGAGCAAACGGAAATGATGTTGTTTGCGACTTTTAAGCAATCTTCGTTCTCTGCTTCCGACGAGCTGGTAGACCGGATTATGAGTACCATTCCCAGTCAACACAAACAGCGCGCTTGGCTCCAATGGGTCAAGAGGCACCCTGCTTTAACGGCGGCCGCGATGTTCTTGTTAGTGATGCTGTTCAGCGCCCTATCCTTGTGGAATAGTGATGATCAGCTTGTAGTAAAAGGGAAGGATCTGGATCAGGTTGTGATCAACGGCAGGACTGTAACAGTTCCAAGTGGCTCTAAGGTAGCCGGCAACTTAACTGTAGAAAATGGCACGGCAGAAATCTACGGTGAAGTAGAAGGAAATCTTACAGTTATCGATGGCTCGTATTATCAGGCTTCCACCGCAAAAATTTTAGGTGAGATCAAGAGCATCGATCAAGCGTTGGATTGGATTTGGTACAGGATTACGAATACTTTTACGGAAGTCGCCTACAGGTAG
- the cdaA gene encoding diadenylate cyclase CdaA, with translation MNYFANLTWQDTIKDIIDILIVTYIIYHLILLVRGTRAVQLLKGILFLVVIWAVSTWFDLYTLKWLMNQMFTFGVLAIFIIFQPELRRALEQLGRGKLFGRSTVDEEAFGKEVNEIIKAINYLSRRKIGALIVFERDTGLNEYTESGIPMQSMISSQLLINIFIPNTPLHDGAVIIQGHRIAAAACYLPLSENPFISKELGTRHRAAIGISEVGDAISIIVSEETGQISLAVDGQVVRDINEESLISKLYEELGPNSSPVEKRTPFWKKKEGGKNG, from the coding sequence ATGAACTATTTTGCAAATTTAACTTGGCAGGATACCATTAAGGATATTATCGATATACTTATCGTTACTTATATCATTTATCACCTTATACTGTTGGTGCGTGGTACTCGGGCGGTTCAACTGCTTAAGGGGATTCTATTTCTTGTTGTCATCTGGGCTGTGAGCACCTGGTTTGATTTATATACGTTGAAATGGCTTATGAACCAAATGTTTACGTTTGGTGTGCTGGCGATCTTTATTATATTTCAGCCTGAGCTTAGACGGGCTCTAGAGCAGCTTGGCCGTGGCAAACTATTTGGAAGAAGCACGGTGGATGAAGAGGCATTCGGTAAGGAAGTAAATGAAATTATTAAGGCCATTAATTATTTATCACGTAGAAAAATCGGAGCGCTTATCGTATTTGAAAGGGATACTGGTTTAAATGAATATACGGAATCAGGCATACCGATGCAATCCATGATTTCATCCCAGCTGTTGATTAATATATTTATTCCAAATACTCCGCTCCATGACGGAGCTGTAATTATACAGGGGCACCGAATTGCTGCGGCGGCCTGTTATTTGCCGCTGTCAGAGAACCCTTTTATTAGTAAGGAATTGGGGACACGTCACCGTGCAGCGATTGGGATCAGTGAAGTCGGAGACGCGATTTCCATTATTGTTTCTGAGGAGACTGGGCAGATCTCCTTAGCGGTAGACGGTCAGGTTGTTCGTGACATTAATGAGGAGTCATTAATTTCGAAGCTGTATGAAGAGTTGGGGCCGAATTCAAGCCCGGTTGAGAAGCGTACGCCTTTCTGGAAGAAGAAGGAGGGCGGGAAGAATGGATAA
- a CDS encoding CdaR family protein codes for MDKWLSHNNVAKVIALIVSIILWAMVHLDSGTPVAPTPVVNTKVIPNVKIQVVGFDSDNYVLAGLETDKVRLEVRGKRTDITTNFSDYKVKLDLSDVEPGTSSQPLTHELPPGVQLVSMSPSIVKVTIEAKQSKDVTVNIVTKGQPAQGMQLGSPVVSGSGVVRVTLPESELVELGRVQGVVDINGIAEPIKGKSVKLVAYDKQGREMKNARIVPSSVDVDIPITKLYKNVPLEIREVGQLPDGLVVSSVESDVNGVAIYGSKEVIDGISSYSVFVDLSQFKGTNQTRYTVDLTPPEGSEKIEPSSVTITVKVEPPGEKQINNIPITLKQDNQQLTATILEPAENKISLQVLGAQEVLDKLKPEDIKITADLSGLGPGTHMVPVEITLPLHVGLAESDNSRQISVEIVENVEPAQTEPEVQPDSNSANDEDAVVSPSENVEGDNNGETNVGG; via the coding sequence ATGGATAAATGGCTGAGCCATAACAATGTTGCTAAAGTGATCGCACTAATAGTTAGTATCATTTTATGGGCAATGGTGCATCTGGACAGCGGTACACCTGTTGCGCCAACACCTGTAGTAAATACGAAAGTGATTCCCAACGTTAAAATTCAAGTTGTGGGCTTTGATAGCGACAATTATGTCCTAGCCGGGCTCGAGACCGATAAGGTTAGGTTAGAGGTGCGGGGAAAACGCACAGATATTACGACGAATTTCTCCGATTATAAGGTCAAACTTGACTTGAGTGATGTGGAGCCAGGCACGTCGTCCCAGCCACTCACCCATGAGCTGCCGCCGGGAGTCCAGCTAGTTTCCATGAGTCCGTCGATTGTTAAAGTTACGATTGAGGCAAAGCAGTCAAAGGACGTTACTGTTAATATCGTTACCAAGGGGCAGCCGGCACAAGGCATGCAGTTAGGGTCTCCGGTCGTGTCTGGATCCGGGGTAGTTCGAGTGACCCTGCCTGAGAGTGAATTAGTGGAACTAGGGCGAGTGCAAGGCGTTGTGGATATTAACGGTATAGCAGAGCCTATTAAGGGGAAAAGCGTAAAGCTGGTCGCTTATGACAAGCAGGGACGCGAAATGAAGAATGCTAGAATTGTACCTTCATCGGTGGATGTGGATATACCAATTACAAAGCTGTACAAGAATGTCCCGCTAGAAATTAGAGAAGTCGGACAATTGCCGGATGGACTGGTCGTCTCCAGTGTGGAGAGCGATGTTAACGGTGTAGCTATATATGGGTCTAAAGAAGTGATAGACGGTATTTCTTCGTACTCAGTTTTTGTAGATTTAAGTCAATTCAAAGGAACTAATCAAACTAGGTATACAGTGGACTTGACTCCACCCGAAGGTTCTGAGAAAATCGAGCCTAGCTCCGTTACGATTACCGTTAAAGTGGAACCGCCTGGCGAAAAGCAGATTAACAATATTCCGATTACCCTTAAGCAGGATAATCAGCAGCTGACAGCGACGATTCTTGAACCGGCAGAGAACAAGATCTCACTTCAGGTTTTGGGGGCTCAAGAAGTACTTGATAAGCTGAAGCCGGAGGATATTAAGATTACTGCCGATTTATCAGGTCTAGGGCCGGGAACGCATATGGTTCCCGTTGAAATTACATTGCCGCTTCACGTCGGACTTGCCGAGAGCGATAACTCCAGGCAAATCAGCGTGGAAATTGTAGAGAATGTCGAGCCGGCTCAAACGGAGCCCGAAGTGCAGCCGGATTCAAATTCCGCCAATGATGAGGATGCTGTAGTTTCCCCATCGGAGAATGTAGAAGGGGATAATAATGGCGAAACAAATGTTGGCGGGTAA
- the glmM gene encoding phosphoglucosamine mutase produces the protein MGKYFGTDGVRGVANKELTAELAYKIGRCGGYVLAGQAPKPKVVIGMDTRISGVMLESALVAGLLSIGADVVRLGVVSTPAVAFLTQKLGADAGVMISASHNPVQDNGIKFFGSDGYKLSDETELQIEELMDKEVDELPRPIGDALGSVTIDTESKLKYLEFLKSTITSSFKGLKVVLDCANGAAYELAPRLFKELGAEVHTIAAEPNGLNINDHCGSTHPEELKKEVVRLGADLGLAFDGDADRLIAIDDKGEEIDGDYILCICGDAMNRAGKLKDSTVVTTVMSNFGFYKAAKKLGLNTAQTAVGDRYVMAEMRRGGYKLGGEQSGHVIFLDYSTTGDGILTAIQLVDTLVASGKSLSELRQVMRQYPQVLVNVRVQDKSKYEGNEAIGKAVAAVESQLADNGRVLVRPSGTESLIRVMAEGPDKGELQQLVSQIVSVVEAELV, from the coding sequence ATGGGAAAGTATTTTGGAACGGATGGAGTACGTGGAGTTGCAAATAAGGAACTGACAGCAGAATTGGCATACAAAATTGGTCGCTGTGGAGGATATGTTCTGGCAGGTCAAGCTCCGAAACCCAAAGTAGTGATCGGGATGGATACCCGGATTTCCGGTGTCATGCTGGAGTCGGCGCTTGTAGCAGGGCTATTGTCCATTGGAGCAGATGTTGTTCGCTTAGGAGTTGTCTCGACACCGGCAGTCGCCTTCCTGACTCAAAAGCTGGGGGCGGATGCAGGCGTCATGATTTCAGCTTCACATAATCCGGTTCAGGATAATGGCATTAAATTTTTTGGTAGTGATGGATACAAGCTGTCAGACGAGACAGAATTGCAAATCGAAGAGCTGATGGACAAGGAAGTTGATGAGCTTCCGCGACCGATCGGCGATGCTCTCGGCAGCGTAACGATAGATACGGAGTCTAAGCTGAAGTATTTGGAGTTTTTAAAATCTACGATTACCTCTTCTTTCAAGGGTCTTAAAGTGGTGCTAGATTGCGCGAATGGAGCAGCTTATGAGCTTGCGCCACGCTTGTTCAAAGAGTTGGGTGCAGAGGTGCATACGATTGCTGCTGAACCTAACGGGCTGAACATCAACGATCATTGCGGATCGACCCATCCAGAGGAGCTGAAGAAAGAGGTTGTACGTCTTGGCGCCGATCTGGGCCTTGCCTTTGACGGTGATGCGGACCGGCTTATTGCTATTGATGATAAGGGTGAAGAGATAGATGGCGACTATATCCTTTGCATTTGCGGTGATGCGATGAACCGTGCTGGAAAATTGAAGGATAGTACTGTCGTGACTACCGTCATGAGCAACTTCGGATTTTATAAGGCAGCGAAGAAGCTTGGACTGAATACTGCTCAGACTGCAGTAGGTGACCGCTATGTGATGGCGGAGATGCGCCGCGGCGGGTATAAGCTGGGCGGGGAGCAATCCGGGCATGTGATTTTCCTCGATTACAGCACAACGGGGGACGGCATTCTAACAGCGATCCAATTGGTCGATACTTTAGTTGCTTCCGGTAAATCTCTCAGCGAGCTAAGACAGGTCATGAGACAGTATCCTCAAGTGCTGGTGAATGTGCGCGTACAGGATAAGAGCAAGTATGAAGGCAATGAAGCAATAGGTAAAGCTGTGGCTGCAGTCGAAAGCCAGCTTGCGGACAATGGACGGGTGCTTGTGCGTCCTTCCGGCACGGAGTCCCTGATTCGGGTTATGGCCGAGGGGCCGGACAAAGGGGAGCTTCAGCAGCTTGTTTCGCAAATTGTGTCCGTTGTCGAGGCGGAGCTAGTATAA
- the glmS gene encoding glutamine--fructose-6-phosphate transaminase (isomerizing), which produces MCGIVGYIGKRDTQTVLIEGLKKLEYRGYDSAGIAVFTPEGLKITKSIGRLANLESKLENTPLVGTAGIGHTRWATHGKPSDVNSHPHTDHSQKFSIVHNGIVENYLELKEELISQGYEFVSETDTEVISHLVAREYDGDIVKAVQKAIGYMRGAFALGVLTEYEPNKLVAVRQASPLIIGLGEGENFIGSDIPAILNYTRKIYILNDGEMAVLTEDTVELMTIEGNFISREMISVDWDAVTAEKGGFDHFMLKEIHEQPKAYRDTMRGRITGDGRKVIFPDLKLTEEKIRSLNSIHIVACGTAFNAGLVGGTAIEQLVRIPVMNDVASEYRYRSPLITPETLVIVVSQSGETADTLAALREARANGAHVLAITNVVGSSIARDADDVIATLAGPEIAVASTKAYTSQLIAFYLLSLYMAQVRGTQSEDEVAHIIAAMQSLPEQVESMLDNADTVKAYAEQIADHEHLFFIGRGLDYSVVQEGSLKLKEISYIHSEAYAAGELKHGTLALIEEGVPVIALVTQDNVLEKTVSNIKEVKARGAEVMAITHEEHVADLLKSVDQALSIPKTLPMLTPALSVVPLQLLAYYAALARGNDVDKPRNLAKSVTVE; this is translated from the coding sequence ATGTGTGGGATTGTTGGATATATTGGGAAGAGAGACACGCAAACCGTATTGATCGAAGGACTGAAGAAGCTGGAGTACCGGGGCTATGATTCTGCAGGTATCGCCGTATTTACGCCGGAAGGCCTGAAAATCACCAAGTCGATCGGACGTTTGGCCAACTTGGAATCCAAGCTGGAGAATACTCCGCTTGTAGGTACAGCCGGCATTGGACATACCCGTTGGGCAACTCATGGCAAGCCGTCGGATGTGAATTCGCATCCGCATACCGATCATAGCCAGAAGTTCTCCATTGTGCACAACGGAATCGTTGAGAACTATTTGGAGTTAAAGGAAGAGTTGATCAGCCAAGGGTACGAGTTTGTTTCCGAGACGGATACGGAGGTCATTTCCCATTTGGTCGCTCGTGAATACGATGGAGACATCGTTAAGGCGGTTCAGAAGGCTATCGGTTATATGCGCGGTGCTTTTGCGCTCGGTGTGCTGACGGAATATGAACCGAACAAGCTTGTTGCCGTACGTCAAGCGAGTCCGCTGATTATCGGGCTTGGTGAAGGTGAGAACTTCATCGGCTCAGACATTCCTGCCATTTTAAATTATACGCGTAAAATATATATTTTGAATGACGGTGAGATGGCCGTTCTGACAGAAGATACTGTCGAATTAATGACCATCGAGGGGAATTTTATTTCTCGGGAAATGATTTCTGTCGATTGGGATGCAGTAACTGCGGAAAAGGGCGGTTTCGATCATTTCATGCTGAAGGAAATTCACGAGCAGCCTAAGGCGTATCGTGATACGATGAGAGGCCGCATTACTGGAGATGGACGCAAGGTCATCTTCCCGGATTTAAAGCTGACAGAAGAAAAAATACGCAGTCTGAACAGTATTCACATCGTAGCCTGTGGCACAGCATTTAATGCTGGGCTTGTGGGCGGCACGGCCATCGAGCAGCTCGTTCGTATTCCAGTGATGAACGATGTTGCTTCCGAATACCGTTATCGCTCGCCTCTGATCACGCCAGAGACACTTGTGATCGTTGTCAGCCAATCCGGTGAAACAGCAGATACATTGGCTGCGCTGCGTGAAGCTCGTGCGAATGGGGCCCATGTGCTCGCGATTACAAACGTGGTTGGCAGCTCAATCGCACGCGATGCGGACGATGTTATTGCTACGTTGGCTGGACCGGAGATTGCTGTTGCTTCGACAAAAGCATACACCTCTCAACTGATCGCGTTCTACCTGCTTAGCTTGTATATGGCTCAAGTACGTGGCACACAAAGCGAGGACGAAGTTGCTCATATTATCGCGGCGATGCAGTCCCTGCCTGAGCAAGTAGAGAGTATGCTGGATAACGCAGATACAGTGAAAGCTTATGCCGAGCAAATTGCTGATCATGAGCATCTGTTCTTTATCGGACGCGGTCTGGATTACTCCGTCGTACAAGAAGGATCACTGAAGCTGAAGGAGATTTCTTATATCCATTCTGAAGCTTATGCAGCCGGAGAATTGAAGCACGGTACGCTTGCATTGATCGAAGAAGGCGTTCCCGTGATTGCGCTGGTCACGCAAGATAACGTGCTGGAGAAGACCGTTAGCAACATCAAGGAAGTGAAAGCACGCGGTGCGGAGGTCATGGCTATCACCCATGAGGAGCATGTTGCAGACTTGCTGAAGTCTGTCGATCAAGCGCTCTCCATTCCGAAGACGCTGCCGATGCTTACTCCGGCGCTGTCAGTAGTGCCTTTGCAGCTCCTTGCTTACTACGCTGCCCTGGCTCGCGGCAATGATGTCGACAAGCCGCGCAACCTGGCGAAGAGCGTGACGGTGGAGTAG
- the ectB gene encoding diaminobutyrate--2-oxoglutarate transaminase has product MSIFEKLESNVRSYCRSFPVVFDRAKGDLLYSEDGRAYIDFFAGAGALNYGHNNDYIKDRVLDYLTSDRIMHGLDMYTMAKREFIQSFSERILKPKKLNYKLQFCGPTGTNAVEAALKLARKAKKRNGIFAFMGGFHGMSLGSLSATSSKSMREGAGLPLDGVTFMPHPSGAFAEMDTLGYIENILTDSHSGIDKPAAILLETVQAEGGIHVVDVEWLRELQQLCRRHDILLITDEIQVGCGRTGEFFSFERAGIEPDLITLSKSISGYGLPMSLLLLKPELDLWSPGEHNGTFRGNQLAFVAAKAALEFRDRSALEAQVKQKEEFVRSFLEKEIKPLHPSISIRGLGLIWGIDVSGFTDEAGAKRMTEISFEKGLIIERAGRGDRVLKIMPPLTVSMEHLSAGCDIIKSSMQQVISQETQDFLLTT; this is encoded by the coding sequence GTGAGTATTTTTGAAAAGTTGGAGTCCAACGTAAGATCTTACTGCAGAAGCTTTCCGGTGGTATTCGACCGGGCCAAGGGGGACCTGTTATATTCTGAGGACGGAAGAGCATATATTGATTTTTTTGCAGGTGCCGGGGCACTGAATTACGGTCATAACAACGATTATATCAAGGACCGGGTTCTTGATTACTTGACCTCCGACCGGATTATGCATGGTCTGGACATGTATACAATGGCCAAGCGCGAATTTATCCAGAGCTTCTCGGAGCGGATCCTGAAGCCGAAGAAGCTGAATTACAAGCTTCAATTCTGCGGTCCGACGGGGACGAACGCGGTGGAAGCGGCTCTGAAGCTCGCACGCAAGGCGAAGAAGAGAAACGGGATATTCGCATTCATGGGCGGCTTCCACGGCATGTCGCTCGGCAGCTTGTCGGCGACAAGCTCCAAGTCCATGAGGGAAGGGGCGGGGCTTCCTCTGGACGGAGTTACGTTCATGCCGCACCCGAGCGGCGCTTTCGCAGAAATGGATACGCTCGGCTATATTGAGAATATCCTGACTGATTCGCACTCCGGAATAGACAAGCCCGCCGCCATCCTGCTTGAAACGGTACAAGCCGAAGGTGGAATTCACGTCGTTGATGTGGAGTGGTTGCGTGAGCTGCAGCAGCTTTGCCGTAGACACGATATCTTGCTCATTACCGATGAGATTCAAGTCGGCTGCGGCCGGACAGGCGAATTCTTCTCGTTCGAACGTGCGGGGATCGAACCGGATCTTATTACCCTGTCGAAGTCGATTAGTGGGTACGGCCTGCCAATGTCCCTCCTGCTGCTGAAGCCCGAACTGGATCTCTGGTCGCCGGGTGAGCACAACGGCACCTTCCGCGGTAATCAGCTGGCTTTTGTAGCCGCCAAGGCGGCTCTCGAGTTTCGGGACAGATCCGCCCTGGAAGCCCAGGTAAAGCAGAAGGAAGAGTTTGTGCGCTCGTTCCTTGAGAAAGAAATCAAGCCTCTGCATCCGTCCATTTCCATCCGCGGACTCGGCCTGATCTGGGGCATTGACGTCTCGGGCTTCACGGATGAAGCCGGGGCGAAGCGGATGACGGAGATCAGCTTCGAGAAGGGGCTCATCATTGAAAGAGCTGGCAGAGGAGACCGCGTGCTGAAGATCATGCCTCCGCTAACCGTCTCGATGGAGCATCTTTCCGCCGGCTGCGACATTATCAAGTCCAGTATGCAGCAGGTGATCTCTCAGGAGACTCAGGATTTTCTACTAACGACCTAG